Proteins encoded by one window of Dialister pneumosintes:
- a CDS encoding PhoH family protein, with the protein MNLVIDKEIIIEDSHVAINLMERDSHFLHIIGNLYNCNMIGRGNLIRITGEELQVEKVIQLIYELRYLLKRNIRLSQRQIYAVADALQQGKIEAFHEMAEDVINVTKNGTIIRPRTLGQKTYIDAIRHNSITFGVGPAGTGKTYLAVALAAYYLRNKEVQRIILVRPAVEAGEKLGFLPGDMQEKVNPYLRPLFDGLLDMFGIEEFEKLQQKGIIEVAPLAYMRGRTLEKAFVILDEAQNTTVEQIKMFLTRLGFRSKMVINGDVTQIDLPVHTKSGLVDVAEVLQDISGIQFIHFSENDVVRHDLVAAIIRAYEQRDNRIKK; encoded by the coding sequence CTCCATATTATAGGCAACTTATATAATTGTAATATGATTGGACGGGGAAATTTGATTCGTATAACCGGTGAGGAACTACAAGTTGAAAAAGTTATACAACTTATTTACGAGTTAAGGTACTTACTTAAAAGGAATATTCGATTGAGTCAGCGGCAAATTTATGCTGTAGCAGATGCACTGCAACAGGGGAAAATAGAAGCTTTCCATGAAATGGCAGAGGATGTTATTAATGTCACAAAAAATGGAACTATCATTAGACCAAGGACGTTGGGACAGAAAACATATATAGATGCTATAAGGCATAACTCCATTACTTTTGGGGTAGGTCCGGCAGGTACAGGGAAAACTTATTTAGCAGTAGCATTAGCAGCTTATTATTTAAGAAATAAAGAAGTACAACGTATTATTTTGGTTCGGCCGGCAGTAGAAGCAGGAGAAAAGTTAGGTTTTCTTCCTGGAGATATGCAAGAGAAGGTTAATCCCTATTTGAGACCTCTTTTTGATGGATTATTAGATATGTTTGGTATTGAAGAATTTGAAAAATTACAGCAAAAAGGAATCATTGAAGTGGCACCATTAGCTTATATGCGCGGTAGAACTTTAGAAAAAGCCTTTGTTATTCTTGATGAGGCACAAAATACAACTGTAGAACAGATTAAGATGTTTTTAACTCGTTTAGGATTTCGTTCAAAAATGGTTATTAATGGAGATGTTACACAGATTGATTTACCGGTACATACAAAAAGTGGTTTAGTAGATGTGGCAGAAGTACTACAAGATATTTCAGGAATACAATTTATTCATTTTTCAGAGAATGATGTTGTAAGACATGATTTGGTGGCGGCTATTATTAGAGCTTATGAACAAAGAGATAACCGAATAAAAAAATAA